A single Rhizobium sullae DNA region contains:
- a CDS encoding MurR/RpiR family transcriptional regulator yields MNGEQVQPPGDLQTLRSAINTKHALFPKRLAQVARHVLDNPDEVALGSVASIAAAAQVTPSTLIRFAQFLGYDGFSTLQAVFRNAVRAKIALSQSGGNRKPGREGVAREAQVFYETIEACHHSLETLSKTIRVADIKAAAEILASAKCVFILAANGTFPMAALLQHCLTRLRIRSTLLTDIIGGDDILAFAKPHDAAVIISCAPYAEETTVHASNLSDRGVPVVALMDSNFSPLSELASVRFRVIESGRDGLLLATAGIALSEALAICTRQTRQNAANAI; encoded by the coding sequence ATGAACGGCGAACAGGTACAGCCGCCAGGCGATTTGCAAACATTGCGGTCAGCAATTAATACCAAGCACGCGCTGTTTCCCAAGCGGCTTGCCCAAGTTGCGCGCCACGTTCTCGACAATCCCGATGAGGTCGCATTGGGCTCCGTCGCCTCCATTGCGGCTGCGGCACAGGTAACACCTTCAACCCTGATACGTTTCGCCCAGTTCCTCGGCTATGACGGCTTCAGCACCTTACAAGCGGTTTTTCGAAACGCCGTCCGCGCAAAGATCGCGCTAAGCCAAAGCGGCGGAAATCGAAAGCCAGGGCGTGAAGGCGTCGCGCGCGAAGCGCAAGTATTTTATGAAACGATAGAAGCCTGCCATCATTCACTCGAGACATTATCCAAGACAATCCGCGTGGCTGACATCAAAGCCGCAGCGGAAATTCTTGCCTCAGCGAAGTGCGTGTTCATCCTCGCGGCGAACGGCACTTTTCCGATGGCTGCTCTGCTTCAACATTGCCTGACCCGACTGAGAATCCGTTCGACCTTGCTAACGGACATTATCGGCGGTGACGATATTCTCGCATTTGCAAAGCCACACGATGCGGCGGTCATCATCAGCTGCGCGCCTTATGCTGAAGAAACGACGGTGCATGCCTCGAACCTATCGGATCGAGGAGTTCCGGTCGTTGCGCTCATGGATTCTAACTTTTCGCCATTGTCGGAACTCGCTTCGGTCAGGTTCAGGGTGATCGAGTCGGGCCGTGATGGGCTTTTGCTCGCAACGGCTGGGATCGCGCTCAGCGAAGCCTTGGCAATCTGCACGCGACAGACCCGACAGAACGCAGCTAACGCTATATAA
- a CDS encoding ABC transporter ATP-binding protein, with protein sequence MPILNVSELRTHFRGERGPVRAVENVSFTLESGETLAIVGESGSGKSVTSLSIMRLLAGGRARSSGRIEFLGRDILSLGEGEMRQIRGNEIGMIFQEPMTSLNPVLTIGRQIAETLILHQHLSRAQARARAIEMLRLVDIPAAEQRIDEYPHQLSGGMRQRVMIAMALACEPKLLIADEPTTALDVTIQAQVLELMADLQKRTGTAIILITHDLGVVADVADRVIVMYAGRTVEEATTKDLFRRPLHPYTRGLLATIAKLGSSLDDNAPSRLTEIPGQVPSLHEFIPGCAFASRCPHATVLCRHTAPGFEAVEPGHKVACHHVERRLQA encoded by the coding sequence ATGCCCATTCTCAATGTGAGCGAATTGCGCACCCACTTCCGCGGCGAGCGCGGTCCGGTTCGCGCGGTGGAGAACGTCTCGTTTACGCTGGAGAGCGGTGAGACCCTAGCAATTGTCGGCGAATCCGGCTCAGGAAAATCGGTGACGTCACTGTCCATAATGCGACTTTTGGCAGGCGGCAGGGCGCGTAGCAGCGGGCGGATCGAGTTTTTAGGGCGGGATATTCTTTCGCTTGGCGAGGGCGAGATGCGACAGATCAGGGGCAATGAGATCGGCATGATCTTTCAGGAGCCCATGACGTCCCTCAATCCGGTCCTCACCATCGGTCGGCAGATTGCCGAAACGCTGATCCTGCACCAGCACCTCTCCCGGGCGCAGGCGCGCGCACGCGCGATCGAGATGTTGCGGCTGGTGGATATACCTGCTGCTGAACAACGGATCGACGAGTATCCGCATCAACTGTCCGGCGGCATGCGCCAACGGGTCATGATCGCGATGGCGCTGGCTTGCGAGCCGAAGCTGCTCATCGCCGACGAACCGACGACTGCACTCGACGTGACGATACAGGCCCAGGTCCTCGAACTGATGGCGGATCTGCAGAAGCGCACCGGCACGGCAATTATTCTGATCACGCACGATCTCGGGGTGGTTGCGGATGTCGCCGATCGAGTCATCGTGATGTATGCCGGGCGGACGGTCGAAGAGGCCACCACGAAGGATCTCTTTCGGCGGCCCCTTCATCCCTATACGCGTGGTTTGCTCGCGACAATCGCCAAACTCGGCTCGTCGCTTGACGACAATGCCCCGTCCAGACTGACCGAGATCCCCGGCCAGGTGCCGAGCCTTCACGAATTCATACCGGGTTGCGCCTTCGCGTCACGCTGCCCGCATGCCACGGTTCTCTGTCGTCATACCGCCCCTGGCTTTGAAGCGGTGGAACCGGGCCACAAGGTTGCTTGCCATCACGTTGAACGGAGACTGCAGGCATGA
- a CDS encoding ROK family protein yields the protein MKPNRSRRETRAATLNYIWCNGGAYRPDLAENLALTDASISRIVAELKSEGVIAETRHTAPYQGGPSAFFTLSKNRHVGAIEVSNNSIHVGVAAVTGEPIFIERLPLVDGADPLVVEDAMSKAVGALASGCARYGTQLEQIAVALPGYGVGRITNPIIPLNTGNLLKSLEHAFPDVATEIANSIAARAIAHRTRMRVGHLGSPSFYVFVGHGVAAAVVDEFAESGDVTPCEIGHMVFDPKGPKCRCGNFGCVETYLSTAAIAPCLKVEEVAILDLGDKWPERIPIASKAEAELGERLTRLGLTIGNALNIVQTRRVLVGGWPVGLGNKSIAAIRKGVNSSLFGGADDVELRLVESELGREPSSALALATFAYLRRGGTSSQVAMVKNAAAGNIAGVQD from the coding sequence TTGAAGCCGAACCGTAGCCGACGCGAGACCCGTGCGGCGACCCTCAACTACATTTGGTGCAATGGTGGCGCCTACAGACCCGATTTGGCTGAGAATCTTGCACTGACTGATGCAAGTATCTCCCGGATTGTAGCCGAGCTGAAGTCAGAGGGCGTGATCGCCGAGACGCGCCATACGGCGCCCTATCAAGGCGGACCGAGCGCGTTTTTTACTTTAAGTAAAAATAGGCATGTCGGTGCGATTGAGGTCTCCAACAATTCAATCCACGTGGGTGTGGCAGCGGTGACCGGCGAGCCGATATTCATCGAACGTCTCCCCCTTGTCGACGGGGCGGATCCGCTGGTCGTGGAGGATGCCATGTCAAAGGCAGTAGGTGCATTGGCCAGCGGCTGCGCCAGATACGGCACGCAACTCGAACAGATTGCCGTCGCCCTCCCCGGATATGGCGTCGGGCGCATCACGAACCCGATCATACCGCTTAACACAGGAAATTTACTCAAAAGCCTAGAGCATGCATTTCCAGACGTGGCCACGGAGATTGCCAACTCAATTGCTGCGCGTGCGATCGCCCATCGTACCCGAATGCGGGTCGGGCACCTCGGAAGTCCCAGCTTTTATGTGTTCGTCGGCCATGGTGTGGCGGCAGCCGTCGTCGATGAGTTTGCTGAAAGCGGAGACGTGACGCCCTGTGAAATCGGCCATATGGTCTTTGATCCGAAGGGTCCTAAATGTCGCTGCGGCAATTTCGGTTGCGTCGAAACCTATCTCTCCACTGCCGCGATCGCGCCGTGCCTGAAGGTTGAAGAGGTCGCTATTTTGGACCTCGGCGACAAGTGGCCCGAGCGCATTCCCATCGCGTCGAAAGCGGAAGCAGAACTTGGCGAGCGGCTGACTCGCTTGGGTCTTACCATCGGCAATGCGCTGAACATCGTCCAGACCCGTCGTGTCCTGGTCGGTGGATGGCCTGTCGGCCTTGGGAACAAGAGCATTGCCGCTATCCGCAAGGGCGTAAACTCCTCGCTGTTCGGTGGGGCCGACGATGTCGAATTGCGGCTGGTGGAATCTGAGTTGGGTCGGGAGCCTTCTTCGGCCCTGGCCCTTGCGACTTTTGCATATCTGCGCCGCGGAGGAACATCGTCACAGGTTGCAATGGTGAAAAATGCTGCCGCGGGAAACATTGCCGGCGTGCAGGACTAG
- a CDS encoding ABC transporter substrate-binding protein, producing the protein MKLHLLVASFLAASVAFAGAASAESILRIKPSGDVKALDPMLGSDSMARNYGYMVYDTLFALDADLKIQPQMVEKWATSSDGKIYTFTLRDGLKFSDGAPITAKDVISSLKRWSVNDSLGQQMMTNGATFVEVDNRTFTLSLSKPWGLVLDALGKAGAPVPFIMPARVADATPPTTPVTDYTGSGPFMFLAKEWVPGAKLAFVRNPNYTPRAEPASGLAGGKTAKMDRVEWVIIPDQQTALDALGKGEIDINEDLSADLIPLAKETKGVTVAKQDDIGVAQQIRLNTIKPPFNNVKIREALLYAVNGDDFLAAVISDPSLGKACKSFYTCSSPYHTEAGFPSPDLETAKKMVAESGYDGTPAVLLDATENANIHAFVTVADQLLQEIGIKTKVEAMDWATVTSRRASKEPVDAGGWSIFISGPGGLDFLEPVGHLGLRSNCEKAWFGWPCDADIEAMRASFADLTNLDERKALAEKIQLRALQTVPYIPIATQYQIRTYRNDLSGLLTPPAPVYWNVERK; encoded by the coding sequence ATGAAACTACATCTTTTGGTCGCCAGCTTTCTGGCGGCGAGCGTGGCGTTTGCGGGTGCTGCATCCGCTGAGTCCATACTGCGCATCAAGCCGTCGGGCGACGTCAAGGCTCTCGACCCCATGCTCGGCTCGGATTCGATGGCGCGCAACTACGGCTACATGGTCTACGACACCCTGTTCGCCTTGGACGCCGATCTGAAAATCCAGCCGCAAATGGTCGAGAAATGGGCGACGTCCTCAGACGGGAAAATATACACCTTTACGCTGCGCGATGGTCTGAAATTCAGCGACGGCGCTCCTATCACAGCCAAGGACGTGATTTCTTCACTGAAGCGCTGGAGTGTAAACGATAGCCTTGGTCAGCAGATGATGACCAACGGAGCAACCTTCGTCGAGGTCGATAATCGCACATTCACCCTCTCCTTGTCGAAACCCTGGGGTTTGGTGCTTGACGCTCTTGGGAAGGCGGGCGCGCCGGTTCCTTTCATTATGCCGGCTCGCGTCGCCGACGCGACACCGCCGACGACTCCGGTGACCGACTATACCGGTTCGGGACCATTCATGTTTCTTGCAAAAGAGTGGGTTCCCGGTGCCAAGCTAGCTTTTGTACGAAACCCGAACTACACGCCACGCGCCGAACCGGCGAGTGGTCTTGCAGGCGGCAAGACCGCAAAAATGGATCGAGTGGAATGGGTGATCATACCGGACCAGCAGACCGCACTCGACGCCCTTGGCAAAGGTGAGATCGACATCAACGAGGATCTCTCTGCTGACTTGATACCGTTGGCCAAGGAGACGAAGGGCGTGACGGTAGCCAAACAGGACGACATCGGCGTCGCGCAACAAATCCGTCTCAACACCATCAAGCCACCCTTCAACAATGTGAAGATACGCGAGGCATTGCTGTATGCGGTGAACGGGGATGATTTTCTCGCGGCGGTTATCAGCGATCCATCTTTGGGCAAGGCGTGTAAGTCCTTTTACACCTGCTCCTCACCGTACCACACGGAGGCTGGTTTCCCTTCTCCGGATCTCGAGACGGCCAAAAAAATGGTCGCCGAAAGCGGCTATGACGGCACCCCTGCGGTCCTGCTTGATGCGACGGAAAATGCCAACATTCATGCGTTTGTGACAGTGGCTGACCAGTTACTCCAGGAAATCGGCATCAAAACCAAGGTCGAGGCGATGGACTGGGCAACCGTCACAAGCCGTCGTGCAAGCAAGGAGCCGGTTGATGCCGGCGGATGGTCTATCTTCATTTCCGGTCCTGGGGGGCTCGATTTCCTTGAACCGGTCGGCCATCTGGGACTGCGATCGAACTGTGAAAAGGCTTGGTTCGGTTGGCCTTGTGACGCTGATATCGAGGCGATGCGAGCAAGCTTTGCCGACCTGACAAATCTCGATGAGCGCAAAGCGCTTGCCGAGAAGATCCAGCTTCGCGCGCTTCAGACGGTGCCTTACATTCCGATCGCGACGCAGTATCAGATCCGCACCTATCGCAACGATCTGTCGGGTCTCCTCACGCCCCCTGCTCCCGTCTACTGGAATGTCGAGCGGAAGTAG
- a CDS encoding ABC transporter permease, with product MLTFVCRRLLSTIPVMLFIALFVFSLLYLAPGDPAALIAGDQASQTEIDAIRVTLGLDQPFYIRFVGWLGHALRGDLGISIFSQLPVTTLIGQRLEPTLSLMLLTVIISVCIAVPMGVLAAANQGRWIDRAVMAIAVFGFSVPVFVVGYLLSWVFAIRLNLLPVQGYTPLAEGFAPFLANLILPAIALSCVYIALIARITRTSMIDVLSQDYIRTARAKGLGQGPVLFIHALKNASVPIVTVIGIGIALLIGGAVVTETVFAIPGVGRLVVDAILRRDYPVIQGVVLLFSVAYVLINLAIDLLYTVLDPRVRY from the coding sequence ATGCTTACCTTCGTATGTCGACGGCTGCTGTCCACAATACCCGTGATGCTGTTCATCGCCTTATTCGTATTCAGCCTTCTCTATCTCGCACCGGGCGACCCCGCCGCGCTGATTGCGGGCGACCAGGCGTCGCAGACGGAGATCGATGCCATTCGTGTCACCTTGGGATTGGATCAGCCATTTTATATTCGCTTCGTCGGCTGGCTCGGCCATGCGTTGCGCGGCGATTTGGGTATCTCAATCTTTTCTCAATTGCCGGTCACAACTCTCATCGGTCAACGGTTGGAGCCAACGCTCTCATTGATGCTGCTCACCGTGATCATATCCGTCTGCATTGCAGTTCCGATGGGTGTTCTGGCGGCAGCCAATCAAGGACGCTGGATCGACAGGGCTGTTATGGCGATCGCCGTGTTCGGTTTCTCCGTGCCCGTTTTCGTGGTCGGCTATCTTCTCAGCTGGGTGTTCGCCATTCGGCTCAACCTCCTGCCAGTTCAAGGTTATACCCCGCTGGCCGAAGGTTTTGCTCCATTTCTTGCCAATCTTATCCTTCCGGCGATAGCGCTTTCCTGCGTCTATATAGCGTTGATCGCACGCATCACACGAACCTCGATGATCGACGTGTTGTCGCAGGATTACATTCGCACCGCGCGCGCAAAGGGACTTGGTCAAGGTCCCGTTCTCTTCATCCATGCCCTGAAGAATGCATCGGTTCCGATCGTCACGGTCATCGGTATCGGCATCGCCCTGCTGATAGGTGGCGCCGTGGTCACCGAGACTGTCTTTGCCATACCGGGAGTCGGGCGCCTTGTCGTCGATGCCATTCTACGGCGCGATTATCCAGTCATCCAGGGTGTCGTCCTTCTGTTCAGCGTCGCCTATGTGCTGATCAATCTGGCAATCGACCTTCTCTACACCGTTCTTGATCCAAGGGTGCGCTACTGA
- a CDS encoding carboxylesterase/lipase family protein, with protein sequence MHTDLPQDPDSACSVMTEAGRIEGRQTGEAVQFLAIPYAKAPTGEARFRSPESLEHWAGVRPAGSFASVAPQLPDPGVYPGDPDAMPPRPMSEDCLYLNVWTPGSPGPHPVLVWLHGGSQLVGGTSRPVYDGSVFARAGIICVTVGYRLGAFGFLELGEQLGTEYVDSGNCALRDQLAALEWIRDNIAGFGGDPAQITLGGESAGGKNVAALMAAPAAQGLFHAAIVISGGADTVSSRAEAEAVTQRFIDIAGFPASHLLDASMEKILTWQAMLLRSGIRKLPFRPVYGGDFLPRSPLAAIEHGQGVSVPLLIGTSRDESLPAVQAMIAEESWRQDQLSHLNPERLAAVETRFRAAYPELTWRESRLRLLSAEEYGLPSVRLADAHASAGNPTWMYRHDRGLAAGPLAGFAPHISDLNWVWGRSSDAQHRRGMDDLHITICNFVKENRASWDQYSVPHRRTALFGNSRCVVDDPSRNIRNLFEDTADAYPE encoded by the coding sequence ATGCACACTGATCTTCCACAAGATCCTGATTCGGCTTGCTCCGTCATGACGGAGGCAGGCAGGATAGAAGGACGGCAGACCGGCGAAGCTGTACAGTTCCTGGCCATTCCCTACGCCAAGGCCCCGACGGGCGAAGCCAGATTCCGTTCGCCGGAAAGCCTGGAGCATTGGGCGGGCGTCCGACCGGCCGGCAGCTTCGCATCCGTCGCGCCGCAGCTGCCAGATCCTGGCGTTTACCCCGGCGATCCAGACGCGATGCCGCCTCGTCCGATGAGCGAAGATTGCCTCTATCTCAATGTCTGGACGCCAGGATCGCCCGGACCTCACCCGGTGCTCGTGTGGCTGCACGGTGGCTCGCAGTTGGTCGGCGGAACATCCCGTCCTGTCTACGACGGGAGCGTGTTTGCCCGTGCCGGCATCATATGTGTGACAGTTGGTTATCGGCTTGGCGCGTTCGGCTTCCTGGAACTCGGAGAGCAGCTTGGCACGGAGTATGTTGACAGCGGCAACTGCGCGCTTCGTGACCAACTTGCCGCTCTGGAGTGGATAAGGGATAATATTGCCGGTTTCGGCGGTGATCCCGCTCAGATCACCCTTGGCGGGGAATCCGCTGGCGGCAAGAATGTGGCGGCCCTGATGGCAGCCCCCGCCGCGCAGGGGTTGTTCCATGCCGCCATCGTCATTTCGGGAGGCGCGGATACCGTCTCGTCTCGGGCAGAAGCGGAAGCTGTTACTCAGCGATTTATCGACATTGCGGGCTTTCCCGCTTCGCATCTGCTGGATGCTTCGATGGAGAAAATCCTGACCTGGCAAGCGATGCTCTTGCGTTCGGGGATCCGAAAACTTCCTTTCCGTCCGGTGTATGGCGGCGATTTTCTACCACGGAGCCCGCTCGCTGCAATCGAACATGGTCAGGGAGTCTCGGTTCCCTTGCTGATCGGAACGTCTCGCGACGAGTCCCTTCCAGCCGTCCAAGCGATGATTGCAGAAGAATCTTGGCGGCAGGATCAACTCAGCCATCTGAATCCAGAGAGGCTGGCAGCAGTCGAGACGCGGTTCCGAGCCGCCTATCCTGAACTGACATGGAGGGAGAGCCGCCTGCGCCTTTTGTCGGCCGAGGAGTACGGCCTCCCTTCCGTGCGTCTCGCGGATGCCCATGCGTCGGCGGGTAATCCGACATGGATGTATCGGCACGATCGCGGCTTGGCGGCCGGTCCGCTTGCTGGCTTTGCCCCCCATATATCTGACCTCAACTGGGTGTGGGGGCGGTCATCCGACGCCCAACACCGGCGCGGGATGGATGATCTCCATATAACGATCTGCAATTTTGTGAAGGAGAATCGTGCATCGTGGGACCAGTATAGTGTCCCGCACCGTCGCACGGCGCTCTTTGGGAATTCACGTTGCGTGGTAGATGATCCCTCTCGTAACATTCGTAATTTGTTCGAAGATACAGCTGATGCGTATCCCGAATAA
- a CDS encoding c-type cytochrome, translating to MSMNILRPSIVLLFTLVLRPAVAQAEGDVARGEKLFARCSACHSTDGTRKIGPTLAGVVGRTAATIGNARFSKALIESEIIWTEETLEEYLSEPKKLVPGTTMVTRIPDLQDRKDVISYLKTLY from the coding sequence ATGTCGATGAATATACTACGCCCGTCAATAGTGCTGCTCTTTACGTTAGTGCTGCGTCCCGCGGTTGCTCAAGCCGAAGGGGATGTGGCTCGAGGGGAGAAGCTCTTTGCCCGCTGCAGTGCCTGTCACTCAACTGATGGAACCCGTAAGATCGGTCCAACGCTGGCCGGCGTTGTTGGGCGCACGGCCGCAACTATCGGAAACGCGCGCTTCTCTAAAGCGTTGATTGAATCGGAAATCATTTGGACAGAGGAGACCCTTGAAGAGTATTTGAGCGAGCCGAAGAAGCTCGTTCCCGGCACTACGATGGTTACTCGCATCCCGGATCTACAAGATCGGAAGGACGTCATATCCTACCTCAAAACCCTCTATTGA
- a CDS encoding LysR family transcriptional regulator, producing the protein MHWVTLNGLMTFHSIVELGSINRAAHGLNVSQSSLTRTLQQLEARLGGALVTRTPKGVELTAFGELVFTHATDIKKQVGKTETAIKLHQDTSAQLLRVGVVMVHPLLPFCKSVVRLVEKHPEFRIELRFGSAAEMLAGLQQDNLDIVLYYILKGSEADGLVQDVLAEEEVAVFASSSHPLVNNPSPSIKDIAGSRWVLGPPDVSITRLITSVFEESGTPGPDVAIEVDMIPLRRAITQNSQFLSAFQTHHVDPKLANGKLVRIAFPIKQEHRPIGTIRIGQHTRLTRTFVSILKEIYQAELG; encoded by the coding sequence ATGCATTGGGTAACTCTGAACGGCCTGATGACGTTCCATTCCATCGTGGAACTTGGGAGCATCAACCGCGCCGCCCATGGGCTCAACGTATCGCAGTCGTCCCTGACCCGAACGCTCCAGCAGTTGGAAGCGCGGCTTGGAGGCGCGCTTGTCACCAGAACTCCGAAGGGCGTCGAACTGACCGCATTCGGAGAATTGGTCTTCACGCATGCCACCGACATAAAGAAACAGGTCGGCAAGACCGAAACCGCCATCAAATTGCATCAGGATACGTCCGCCCAACTTCTCAGGGTGGGTGTGGTCATGGTTCACCCGCTGCTTCCCTTCTGCAAAAGCGTGGTGCGCCTGGTGGAAAAGCATCCCGAATTCCGCATCGAGCTTCGGTTTGGCTCCGCAGCGGAGATGCTGGCGGGATTGCAGCAGGATAACCTCGACATCGTGCTCTACTACATTCTCAAGGGGTCGGAGGCGGACGGGTTGGTGCAGGATGTCCTTGCCGAAGAGGAGGTGGCCGTTTTCGCAAGCTCCTCCCATCCTCTGGTGAATAATCCGTCGCCGTCGATCAAGGATATCGCCGGCTCCAGATGGGTTCTGGGGCCGCCGGATGTGTCGATCACTCGTCTAATCACCTCAGTATTCGAAGAATCCGGGACGCCAGGCCCCGACGTTGCCATCGAGGTCGACATGATCCCCTTGCGGCGCGCGATCACGCAGAATTCCCAGTTTCTCTCGGCATTTCAAACGCATCATGTCGATCCGAAGCTGGCGAACGGGAAACTTGTCAGGATCGCCTTTCCGATCAAGCAGGAGCACCGGCCGATCGGAACCATCCGCATAGGTCAGCACACGCGCCTCACGCGCACGTTCGTTTCGATTTTGAAGGAGATTTACCAGGCCGAACTGGGGTAA
- a CDS encoding ABC transporter permease produces the protein MIATGDLFPSEPKRGRVATFVRRHPTIVAGGGILLLMVLIAVLAQWIATINPDKIAPIKRNREPTAEFWFGTDMLGRDLFSRVVYGARVSLLVGFAVAVCATVLGLLTGLAAGAYRKLDMVIMRLMDGLMSVPPILLAIALMAAVGGSVFNVILAISIAEFPRMSRLVRGLVLSIREQAYIDGAIASGSSMPKIIVKHILPNTLGPVMVQATYICSAAMITEAALSFIGAGTPPSIPSWGGIMNEGRMLWQIKPYIILFPAVFLSLTVLAVNLLGDGLRDALDPRAASRI, from the coding sequence ATGATCGCGACTGGCGATCTTTTCCCTTCGGAACCGAAGCGCGGCAGGGTCGCGACTTTCGTTCGCCGCCATCCCACTATTGTCGCGGGAGGAGGTATACTGTTGCTGATGGTGCTGATTGCCGTTCTTGCGCAGTGGATCGCAACGATCAATCCCGACAAAATCGCTCCCATCAAACGCAACCGCGAACCTACGGCCGAGTTCTGGTTCGGAACCGACATGCTGGGGCGCGACCTCTTTTCGCGTGTCGTGTACGGCGCGCGCGTCTCGCTGCTGGTGGGCTTCGCGGTGGCCGTGTGCGCCACGGTTCTGGGGCTTTTAACCGGACTGGCGGCAGGCGCCTACAGAAAGCTCGACATGGTGATCATGCGCCTGATGGACGGCTTGATGTCCGTTCCTCCCATCCTTTTGGCTATTGCGCTGATGGCGGCGGTCGGCGGTTCGGTTTTCAACGTGATCCTGGCGATTTCGATCGCGGAATTTCCGCGGATGAGCCGGCTGGTGCGGGGGCTTGTGCTTTCGATCCGCGAGCAGGCCTATATCGACGGTGCGATCGCATCGGGTTCCTCCATGCCGAAGATCATTGTGAAGCATATCCTGCCGAACACGCTCGGTCCGGTGATGGTCCAGGCGACCTATATCTGTTCGGCTGCGATGATCACCGAAGCCGCGTTGTCCTTCATTGGCGCTGGAACGCCCCCGTCCATCCCCAGCTGGGGTGGCATCATGAATGAGGGCCGAATGCTCTGGCAAATCAAGCCGTACATCATTCTGTTCCCGGCGGTCTTCCTGTCGTTGACCGTGCTGGCTGTCAATCTGCTCGGGGATGGTCTGCGCGATGCACTTGATCCGCGTGCGGCAAGCCGAATCTGA
- a CDS encoding ABC transporter ATP-binding protein gives MTNETPVLELRNLQKHYFLRPDFWGRPTATVHAMDDVSLALKRGETLSIVGESGCGKSTLGKTIVRLQDPTSGEFLLNGERADRLQGAALKAFRARVQIIFQDPFSSLNPRMSVRETLAEPLVNFGLAASRADIDAKIASLLDMVGLPRDAANRYPHQFSGGQRQRIAIARALAPSPDVIVCDEAVSALDVSVKAQIVNLLGDIQKETGLALIFISHDLAIVEHLTHRVAVMYLGHVVEEGARREIFGTAAHPYTRALISAAPNPTVEEKKPRILLKGDVPSPLAPPSGCRFHTRCAFATDRCRAEVPRLRPVGGDHSVACHYDFNRDGVLVQHAH, from the coding sequence ATGACGAATGAAACCCCTGTACTTGAGCTTAGAAACCTGCAGAAGCATTATTTCCTGCGCCCGGACTTTTGGGGCAGGCCGACGGCAACCGTGCATGCCATGGATGACGTGAGCTTGGCGCTCAAGCGCGGAGAGACGCTTTCAATTGTTGGAGAAAGCGGCTGTGGGAAATCCACTCTCGGAAAGACAATTGTTCGTCTCCAAGACCCCACAAGCGGCGAATTCCTGCTGAATGGCGAAAGGGCGGATAGGCTTCAAGGCGCTGCTCTGAAGGCATTCCGCGCCCGGGTGCAGATAATCTTCCAGGATCCTTTTTCGAGCCTCAATCCGCGGATGAGCGTCCGTGAAACTCTCGCGGAGCCACTGGTGAACTTCGGGCTAGCGGCGAGCAGAGCCGACATCGACGCAAAAATAGCATCTCTTCTCGACATGGTCGGTTTGCCGCGCGATGCCGCAAACCGCTACCCTCACCAGTTCTCTGGTGGCCAGAGGCAGCGTATAGCCATTGCCAGAGCGTTGGCACCGAGTCCGGACGTTATCGTGTGCGACGAGGCTGTTTCCGCGCTGGACGTCTCCGTTAAAGCGCAAATCGTCAACCTGCTTGGCGACATACAGAAGGAAACCGGTCTGGCACTCATCTTTATCAGTCACGATCTGGCGATCGTTGAGCATCTTACGCACCGTGTCGCGGTCATGTATCTCGGTCACGTTGTCGAAGAGGGAGCACGACGGGAAATATTCGGGACGGCGGCTCATCCCTATACGCGTGCGTTGATTTCCGCCGCGCCCAACCCGACCGTGGAAGAAAAGAAGCCTCGCATCTTGTTGAAAGGCGACGTTCCAAGCCCGCTTGCTCCACCGTCTGGTTGTCGCTTTCATACCCGTTGTGCCTTTGCCACTGACCGCTGCCGCGCTGAAGTGCCACGGCTACGTCCGGTAGGAGGCGATCACTCCGTCGCCTGCCATTACGACTTCAACCGCGATGGAGTTCTGGTACAGCATGCACACTGA